Proteins encoded together in one Chelonoidis abingdonii isolate Lonesome George chromosome 1, CheloAbing_2.0, whole genome shotgun sequence window:
- the TASL gene encoding TLR adapter interacting with SLC15A4 on the lysosome produces the protein MLSEGYLCGIPYFCDDFLSSKLYRKRAAEEKVHEMSSMCGFTYSSMDETQGRSLFQRCRSVGKFFSSVHSKGSKHNGRQKETLLQVIQSTEFERQTPPVADMSGGSTSRDTYLVPSSCKSICKNYNDLHIAGGHVMPISSVTTDFTCDSEIGPFLESSEIPPPMESMRMPPNDLIRKPIQGYSSCWRVTSIMQHQQPLSNSILNDYLEQKVVELYKQYIMDSMVNSASPTQILASELIMTNVDQISMQISRERNMETTKAKDMVINCLLRLASGKVSSEISTPSLQISQ, from the coding sequence ATGTTGTCAGAAGGGTATCTTTGTGGAATCCCCTATTTTTGTGACGACTTCTTGAGTTCCAAGCTCTACAGAAAGCGAGCAGCAGAGGAGAAGGTGCATGAGATGAGCTCCATGTGTGGCTTTACCTATTCCTCCATGGATGAAACACAGGGCAGAAGTCTCTTTCAGAGGTGCAGGTCTGTGGGCAAGTTCTTTTCTTCAGTCCATTCCAAAGGAAGCAAACACAATGGAAGACAGAAAGAGACTTTACTGCAGGTTATTCAGAGCACGGAGTTTGAAAGGCAAACACCTCCCGTTGCAGATATGTCTGGAGGATCCACAAGTAGAGATACCTACCTGGTTCCTTCTTCTTGTAAAAGTATTTGCAAGAATTACAATGATTTGCACATTGCTGGTGGCCATGTGATGCCTATCAGCTCAGTAACAACAGATTTTACCTGTGACAGTGAGATAGGCCCATTTTTGGAGTCATCAGAGATTCCTCCGCCTATGGAATCCATGAGGATGCCACCCAATGACCTCATTCGCAAGCCCATCCAAGGGTACTCATCATGCTGGCGAGTGACCAGCATAATGCAACACCAGCAGCCCCTCTCCAATTCAATACTGAATGACTACCTAGAGCAGAAAGTGGTGGAGCTGTACAAGCAGTATATCATGGACAGCATGGTCAACAGTGCATCCCCCACTCAGATCCTGGCCTCTGAGCTCATCATGACCAACGTAGACCAAATCAGCATGCAGATATCACGAGAGAGGAATATGGAGACCACCAAGGCCAAAGACATGGTCATTAACTGCCTGTTACGACTGGCCAGTGGAAAAGTATCTAGTGAAATAAGCACCCCTAGTCTGCAAATTTCGCAATAA